CGAGGACCAGATAGCGGTCTCCTCGTCCAAGTCCGCGGAGTCGCGGTCCCCGCGGACGCTCAGGAGGACTGTTTCGCCGTCCACGACGAGGACGCGACCAATCGGGTCGTCGCCGGGCGGTTTGTCCTCCGGCAGAGAGAAGACGACCACGTCGGACTCCTCGAACTGCGTTTCGATTGCGGGGTCGTCGGCGATGAGGACGACGCGAACGCCCGCTTCGGAGAGTTCGCGCAGTTGGTCGGCCATCTGGGCGGCGAGGTTCTCCCGCTCGCCGACGCCGAACAGGACGCGCTCTTCGGCCTCAGCCAGCAGTTGCTCGACGCGGCCGTCGATGCTCGTGTCGCCGTGGACCGTCCAGATGTCTTCTTGCTTCTCGTCGCCGTCGCCACGCTGTTTGCGGGCCGTTTCGAGATAGTCGAACGCCTTCTCTTGAGTGCGTTCGAACTCGCCGCGCAGATGCGACTGGGCGGCCTCCAGGCTGACCGGTCGGTACTGCATCGGCTTGGACTGCTGGACCTCCACGAGGCCGCGGTCCTGTAGTGACTCGGCGGCACCGTACACCTGCGAGCGCGGTACGTCGGTCACGCGATGCACGTCACGCGCGGTTCCGGTGCCGAGCTTCTGCAGGGCGGTGAACACCTTCGCTTCGTAGTTCGACAACCCCAGCGTTTCGAGGGCGTCGATGGCGTCGTTCTCTTCCATCAGTCCTCGTTCACCCCGCTGGCCGTGGTCGGCGGTTTCGTCGCCGAAATCTCGTCGGGGTCCGGCCCGAGGTAGCGCGTCCAGATGACCAGCAGACTCGGGAGTACGAGGACGCTGGCGAGGAACGCGTAGATGATGGTCAGGCCGGTGATGATACCGAACTGCTGGAGCGCGGGCAGGATGGCGAACGAGAGGACACCGAACCCGCCGACGGTCGTCGCCGCGCTCCCGAGGAGCGCGCCGCCGGTGCCGGTGACGGCCTTCTCCATGGCGTCCCAGATGGAGCCTTGCCGGTCCAGTTCGTCGTTGTAGCGCTCGCTCAGGTGGATGCTGTACGCGACGCCCAGTCCGACGGTGAGGCTCGTAATCATCCCCGTTAGGACGTTGAACGGCATGCCGAGCAGATACATCGTCCCGAGAATCCACGAGACGCTGAACCCGACCGGCATGAGCGTGATTGCTCCCAGCGTGGCGCTCCCGTGCGTGAATCGGTAGACGATCATCAGGAACGCGAAGGTGACGCCCAGCGTGATGAGCAGGCTCTGAATCACCGTGTCGAGCAACTGCTTCTGGACGATTTCGAAGACGATTGGTTGGCCCGTCGCGGTGGCTTCGAGACCCGACCCAAAGGTTCCAGCGATTTCGCGCATCTGCTCGGTCACCTTCGAGGAACTCGCGCCGCCCTTCACCGAGACGACCATGCGAGCGGCCTCGTAGTCGCCGCTCTCGGTGCGGTGGAGGACGCTTCCTGCCTGCTCGGGAGCGACCTCGAACAACTTGTCGTACACCTGCTCGACGTTCTTGTCGGGCAGACCGTCACCGTCGGTATCGGCAGCAGCGAGTGTCTGGTTGAACGACTCGTTCTGCGCGGCGACCTGCTCCACCGTGGAGATGGGACTCTGAATTCGCGGTTCGCCGTTCGAGAGGACGACTGCCACGTCCGTCTCGGCCGCGCTATCTTTCGCCGCCTCCATCTGCTGTATCGCCTGTGGCGTCGCCACGTCGCCCTCTATCAGAATCTGGGCTTGCGAGTCCTGTCGCAGGAAATTATCGTTGACGTAGTTCAGGTTCGCCTTCGCGTTGTACTCGCCCGGTTGCATCGGGCCAGGGAGACTCTCGGTCCACGCGGGCGGGTCTTCCGCGAGGAAGTCCTCTTGGGAGAAACTCGTATCCACCTTCGTCGCACCGTACCCACCTGCGGCGGTGACGACGAGCGTGAGCGCGACGACGACCCACGGAGCCTTCCGGGCGGCAGTCGCGCCGACCGAGAGGACCGAACCGAGCACGCCGCCGCCGGTACCGAACGCGCGCTTCTTGCGGTCGAAGCCCTTCGATTCGAGGAAGCCGTCGATTTCGACCTTCAGCGCGGGAATCAGCGCGCCGAAGACGAGCAGTGCCGACAGGATGCCGACCGAACTCACGATACCGAAGTCCTGAATCGGCGGCAGGGGACTGACGAGGTTCGACATGAAGCCGATGACCGTCGTCGCAGTCACCCAGACGAGCGCGACGCCGACGCTGGCGAGCGCGACTCGCATCGAACCGCGAACGTCAGAATCGGGGTGTGCTTCGCGCTCTTCGCGGTGACGCATGAAGACGTGAATCGCGTAGTCGATGGACAACCCGATGAGCAACACTGGCACTGCGATGAATATCTGGTTGAACGTGACGCCCGCCCAACCCATGAAGCCGAACGTCCAGACGAGGACGGCACCGATGCCGAAGACGCCCAGAACGATGTCGAGCAGGTCGCGGTACGCCACGAGGAGCGTCAGCACGACGAAGATGAGCGCGAGCGGCCCGACGATGGCGATGCTGTCTGCCATCGACTGGTTGGTCTCCTCGCTGATGATGCCGGACCCGAACACCAGCGCGTCGCTGTCCATCTCTTGCTTGGCGAGGTCCTGCATCGCCAGTTGGGAATCGACGATGCGGTCGTTGGCTTGTCCAGTCTGCATCGTCTGGCTCTGCTGGCTCTGGAAGACGACGAGCATCGTCGCTTCCGCTTCCGTCGAACCGGGTTCGTAGGAGGTCGGCATGAACGCGAACGCCTGATTCGACCCACCGTCTCCGCCCTCACCGAGGACGGTCGTGATGGTCTCGTCGATTTCGGACTCGTTCATCGACTGTATCTGGTCGATTTGAGCCTGCAAGGACGGCTGAGAGCCGTTCTGCAACGCGGTGCGCATCTCTTCGAGTTCCTTGCCCTGCTCTTGCAGTTGGGCGTACTCGTCGCGCAGAACGCCCGGCAGTCCGCGCGAGTACACTTGCTCGAAGCCCTGACTGACCTGTCCGGCGCGCTCTCGGTAGGTCGATTGGTTGATTTCGCCCGCCGCGTAGGAGGCGTTGAGTCTGTCGAGTTGCCCCTGCAGCGTGCGGGTCTGGCTAACGAGCGGTTCGAAGCGCGCGTCTTGTTCGCTCGTCAGGAGTTGGTCCGCGGACGAACGAACCTGCTGGAGTTGACTCTCCAACTCGTCGGCGCGCTGGCGGTACGTCGAGTTGTTGACGTTACCCTGCGCGCGCGACCGATTGAGTTGGTCGTACTCCCGCTGAATCTCGCGGGTCTGGTTGAGCAACGACGAGAGGTTCTTCGTCGTTGCGTTCAGACGGGCTTGCTTCTGCTTGAGTGCGCCCGCCTGCTGCTGTAGTTCTGCGGCCTGTTCCTGCTTGATGGCCGTAATTGCGACGATGTTCGAGACGCCAGTCGTCGGTGTCCCGTTCGCCAACGTCGGGCCTATCGTCTCGTTCTTCCGGAACGACTGCTGGAGTCGCAACGTCTCGACGAGCGTCCCCTTCGAGAGGACGTTGTCACCGCGGACGATGACCTGTACTGT
The sequence above is a segment of the Halorussus halophilus genome. Coding sequences within it:
- a CDS encoding TrmB family transcriptional regulator; amino-acid sequence: MEENDAIDALETLGLSNYEAKVFTALQKLGTGTARDVHRVTDVPRSQVYGAAESLQDRGLVEVQQSKPMQYRPVSLEAAQSHLRGEFERTQEKAFDYLETARKQRGDGDEKQEDIWTVHGDTSIDGRVEQLLAEAEERVLFGVGERENLAAQMADQLRELSEAGVRVVLIADDPAIETQFEESDVVVFSLPEDKPPGDDPIGRVLVVDGETVLLSVRGDRDSADLDEETAIWSSQTGIAAVLIQLIDGGLGDSLDV
- a CDS encoding MMPL family transporter, which gives rise to MNGDDLFAAVTKHSRVTIAVLLVLTVLVGAGAPMVEQSSSLDQFQSDSTAAEKLDYINANFSSGQENRTTVQVIVRGDNVLSKGTLVETLRLQQSFRKNETIGPTLANGTPTTGVSNIVAITAIKQEQAAELQQQAGALKQKQARLNATTKNLSSLLNQTREIQREYDQLNRSRAQGNVNNSTYRQRADELESQLQQVRSSADQLLTSEQDARFEPLVSQTRTLQGQLDRLNASYAAGEINQSTYRERAGQVSQGFEQVYSRGLPGVLRDEYAQLQEQGKELEEMRTALQNGSQPSLQAQIDQIQSMNESEIDETITTVLGEGGDGGSNQAFAFMPTSYEPGSTEAEATMLVVFQSQQSQTMQTGQANDRIVDSQLAMQDLAKQEMDSDALVFGSGIISEETNQSMADSIAIVGPLALIFVVLTLLVAYRDLLDIVLGVFGIGAVLVWTFGFMGWAGVTFNQIFIAVPVLLIGLSIDYAIHVFMRHREEREAHPDSDVRGSMRVALASVGVALVWVTATTVIGFMSNLVSPLPPIQDFGIVSSVGILSALLVFGALIPALKVEIDGFLESKGFDRKKRAFGTGGGVLGSVLSVGATAARKAPWVVVALTLVVTAAGGYGATKVDTSFSQEDFLAEDPPAWTESLPGPMQPGEYNAKANLNYVNDNFLRQDSQAQILIEGDVATPQAIQQMEAAKDSAAETDVAVVLSNGEPRIQSPISTVEQVAAQNESFNQTLAAADTDGDGLPDKNVEQVYDKLFEVAPEQAGSVLHRTESGDYEAARMVVSVKGGASSSKVTEQMREIAGTFGSGLEATATGQPIVFEIVQKQLLDTVIQSLLITLGVTFAFLMIVYRFTHGSATLGAITLMPVGFSVSWILGTMYLLGMPFNVLTGMITSLTVGLGVAYSIHLSERYNDELDRQGSIWDAMEKAVTGTGGALLGSAATTVGGFGVLSFAILPALQQFGIITGLTIIYAFLASVLVLPSLLVIWTRYLGPDPDEISATKPPTTASGVNED